The Pantoea vagans genome includes a window with the following:
- the lldR gene encoding transcriptional regulator LldR, whose product MTENTPRLADTLRARLRAWIDEHQLEPGMRLPAERQLAAEFGVSRSSLREAIQQLISSGVLISKRGGGTWLCEPQEPWSEQRIVEPIRQLLADDPDYRWDILEARHAIEASTAWHAALRATEADKEKLRLAFDALLKMHDCDDPDLAAQADLRFHLAIAEASHNVVLLQTMRGFFDLLQSSVLHSRQRMYTQPVIFNRLNEQHQAMFDAVMAGDAEAARQAAMDHLGFVHTTLKSLHEDEARQARITRLPGESPDNRKEKN is encoded by the coding sequence ATGACAGAAAACACGCCGCGCTTAGCGGATACGCTGCGGGCGCGATTGCGCGCCTGGATTGACGAACACCAACTGGAGCCCGGCATGCGCTTGCCGGCCGAGCGCCAGCTGGCAGCGGAGTTCGGGGTATCGCGCTCGTCGTTGCGAGAGGCGATCCAGCAGTTAATCAGCAGCGGCGTGTTGATCAGTAAACGCGGGGGCGGCACCTGGCTGTGCGAACCGCAGGAACCCTGGTCGGAACAGCGTATTGTCGAGCCGATTCGCCAACTGCTGGCTGACGATCCTGATTACCGCTGGGACATTCTGGAAGCACGCCACGCCATCGAAGCCAGTACCGCCTGGCATGCCGCTCTGCGTGCCACCGAAGCCGACAAAGAGAAGCTGCGCCTGGCTTTTGACGCGCTGTTAAAAATGCACGACTGCGACGATCCCGACCTCGCCGCGCAGGCGGATCTGCGCTTCCATCTCGCTATCGCGGAAGCCTCACACAATGTCGTGCTGCTGCAAACCATGCGCGGCTTTTTTGACCTGTTGCAGTCTTCAGTACTGCATAGCCGCCAGCGTATGTATACCCAGCCGGTGATTTTTAATCGCCTTAATGAACAGCATCAGGCGATGTTCGATGCGGTGATGGCCGGTGATGCCGAAGCGGCCCGTCAGGCGGCGATGGATCACCTTGGCTTTGTGCACACCACGTTGAAATCGCTCCATGAAGATGAAGCGCGGCAGGCGCGTATTACCCGTCTGCCGGGCGAGTCCCCGGATAATCGTAAGGAAAAAAACTGA